Proteins co-encoded in one Rhopalosiphum maidis isolate BTI-1 chromosome 2, ASM367621v3, whole genome shotgun sequence genomic window:
- the LOC113553233 gene encoding protein takeout-like encodes MAKSLLIVCALFLAVVASVTAAPTPKKQLSFNLCKKSDPNLDKCLKTSIQSVIPDLAEGYPKLRIPAIEPFELPSLEIDQGKGSSKSVSIDLKLKDVKIMGLTSTVIDSLKFDVDNYKLNGKIGFTKPLEITGQYTVNGKVLVLPITGNGPCTLVLHDPVLELKEVSGSPSQKNGKTFVQIKKFELRLVSIKKLNVKLENLFNGNKQLGDSMNSILNENWEVLLEELKPAFEEAVGAIAQDIVNKALQKTAYSDIFPL; translated from the exons atggcaaAATCGTTGCTGATCGTTTGTGCTTTGTTTTTGGCCGTCGTTGCTTCTGTAACCGCTGCACCCACACCGAAAAAAC aatTATCTTTCAATTTATGCAAGAAAAGTGATCCAAACCTTGACAAATGTTTAAAGACCTCCATCCAATCAGTCATTCCGGATTTGGCCGAAGGATACCCGAAACTCAGGATTCCGGCCATCGAACCGTTCGAGCTACCGTCATTGGAAATCGACCAAGGCAAAGGCTCCAGCAAATCAGTCAGCATTGACCTGAAGCTAAAGGACGTCAAAATCATGGGCTTGACCAGCACAGTGATCGACTCTTTGAAATTCGACGTAGACAACTACAAATTGAACGGCAAGATTGGTTTCACAAAGCCACTCGAGATCACTGGACAATACACGGTTAACGGCAAGGTGCTCGTTTTACCGATCACCGGCAACGGACCGTGTACCTTAGTCTTGC ACGATCCCGTATTGGAATTGAAAGAAGTATCCGGATCTCCAAGCCAGAAGAACGGTAAGACCTTCGTCCAAATCAAGAAATTCGAACTTAGGTTGGTGAGCATCAAAAAACTGAACGTCAAGTTGGAAAACCTTTTCAATGGAAACAAACAATTAg GCGACAGCATGAACTCCATCCTGAACGAAAACTGGGAAGTTCTTTTAGAGGAATTGAAACCAGCATTCGAAGAAGCTGTTGGAGCTATTGCACAAGACATTGTTAATAAAGCATTGCAAAAGACCGCGTACTCAGACATATTCCCTTTGTAG